AAGCCAACATGCTTTTTACGCTCTCTTTCACTAAGCTTTGGTTCTTCATTTATCAAAAGCGAATCGTAGTAATAAGCTCCTATCACACTTTGTATAAAGTACTTTGCAGCAAATTTGGCTGAAAATTTTGGATCAAGTTTGGCTTTTATCTCATCTCTTTCAAAGAAATTTATAAGCACAAGATCGATCTTTTTTAAAATTTGATCCAAAAACGTCTTACCAAGTTTGCCACCATTTTTAGAACCCTCACTCATCATTATCCTACCAAGAGAGATATGCCTTTTGCTGCAAGTAATAGAAAATATTATGGTTGCAAATTTGGTTAAAAATTCCTCCAAGCTATGAGAAATTTTAAGATCTATTTTCTCATCGATCTCTTTTATAAGCGCATCTATCTCTTGCTCAACGATCGCCTCAAAAAGCCCCTCTTTATTCTCAAAAAATGTATAAATGCTAGAAAGTGATCCGCCACTTATCGCTACGATGTCACTTAAGCTTGTCTTTTCGTATCCTTTTTCTAAAAATAGCTCAAGTGCTGTTTTTACGATAAGTTCGTATCTTTTTTTACCCTTTTCTGAGATCGCCATCTTGCTTCCTGTTAAATTTTTGCCATTTTATCATCTTTTAGGATAGATAAAAGTACTTTGCCTTTGAACGCTGATAGCTGGCTCGTCAGTGGCATAGGCTTTTATATTTATATGTTTTAAAAGATCTTTATCGATTAAATTTTCATTTTTTGATTTTAACGTGACAATGACTCGTTGCTTTGCACCAGCTTTTAATATAAATGGCTTACTTGGACGAGAAATTTCTATATTCTTATCATCTACTTCAAAGTAAAAGGCATGCTCTTTATTTTGTGTGTTTTGCACCAAAAATACGTAAGAATTTTCGACTTCATTTTCATCTAAAATTTTATAAAGCTCGCTTGTTCTATTTATGTTTAAAAGCATACTTTCTTTTTTGCCACTCATCAATACCCCAGCTGTCAAAACAATGCCCAAAATGACAAGGTAGGCAACTGTTCTAAAGCGTAAAATTTTGACCCTTTTTTGCTCTTTTATAGAGTTTATACTTCTCCACTCAATAAGCGAGCTTTCATCAAAATGCTTCATCACTTTAGCGCAAGCATCACTACACTCTAGACAATTTATACATTCAAGCTGCATACCTTTTCTTATATCAATGTGTGTTGGGCATATCCTCACGCATGCCTCGCAGCCAGTACATAGCGCACCCTCTTCTTTTGGCTTTTTAAATTTCTCTTGTCCATTATAGATTACGCCGCCTCTTTTTTGATTGTAAATAACTTGGATCGTATCGTTATCAAACATCACTGATTGCACCCTAGCGTAAGGACAGACATAAATGCAAAAATTTTCTTTTAAAATGACGACATCATAAACTAACCAAATAGCTATAACAAGCCAAAATGCAAGCAAAACTCCATGTTCACTTGGCTCTTTTAAATAAGCAAAAAAATCAAGCGGTGGCACAAAATACCATAAAAAATTTGCCGAAATAATAAGAGCTAAAACACACCAAATTCCAACTGCTAAAGCACGCTTTAAAATTTGTCCTTTTGGCTCATTTTGCTTATTTTGGATATTTTTTCTGATCTTTAAAATTTTAGTCTGCAAAAGGTCACGAAATATCGTTCTAAAAATAGTTTGTGGACAGCTCCAACCGCACCAAACGCGCCCTGCAAGTGTCGTTAGGAAAAATATACTTAAGAACAAAATGATAAATAAAAATGGTAACAAGTAAAGCTCTTGCATATCAAATTTTGTAAAAAAGAGATCAACTCTACTTTTATCAAAACTTAGCAAAAATAGCTGCGCATCATTTACTCTGATAAATGGCAAAACAAAGACAAATAGCGTAATACAGGCGAAAAAAATGTAACGCCTCTTGGCGTAGCTAAGATGAAAATCCTTTGACATAATAAGCCTTTTTTGAAATTTTATGATTATAAAGCTTATGGCATTAAAAGAGTTTTAAATAAAAATAGTTAAAAGCTTAAATTTATGAAAGTTAAACTATACTCACGGCTTATTTTAATCTGAAAGGTGGTGAGGACGTTGCCTGGTATTAAGGTACATCCTAACGAGTCATTTGACGAGGGTTACAGAAAGTTTAAAAAACAAACTGACCGTAATTTAGTCGTTACTGAAGCAAGAGCTAGACGCTTCTTTGAGCCTAAAACTGAGATCCGCAAGAAACAAAAAATTGCAGCTCGCAAGAAAATGCTTAAACGTCTTTATATGCTTAGACGCTACGAGTCAAGACTCTAAAACCAAGACAAAGAGGGCTTTGCTCTCTTTGTTTAACTCTTCTTTTAGCCTTATTTTTTTATAATCAAAGCAAATTTTTTATTTTATTTTAAACGGAAATTCGATGCAAAAGCTAGCTATAAACGAAGCTGCAGAAATTTTAGGCATAACAAAAGAAGCAGTCTATAATAGAATCCGCCGTGGTTCGATCAATACAGTCATTGAAAATGGCACAAAATTTGTCATCCTTGATGAGAAACCAAGTAGCGAAAAAGCCACAAAATCCGCTCCAAAAAGCATAAAAACCAAATCCCAAAATGATGAGTTTGTAAATTATTTGCTAAATGAGTTAAGCGAGCTAAAGAGCTTAAATTTAAACTTACAGGCTGATAAAGATAGGCTTTTTAAAGAAAAGGAGCAGATGCTAATCGAGCGAAAAAATGAAATTTTGCAAATTTATAAAGATAGAGATGAAAAGCTCATGCAGTTTCTAAATGCTATGCAAAGGCCACTTTTAGCACAAAAAAACGACGATATACCAAATAATGAAGCGATAGAGGCCGAAATAGAAAATGAGTCAAAATGGATAAATTTAAGCGAGTACTTAAAGGAGCTAAATTTAAAGCCAAAAGCTACAAAAAAGGTCAGTGAAAAGATAATAAAAAACATACACCACTCAAAATTTATAAAATTTAAACGAGGTGTGATACTTGTTAGAAGACATAAAAATTTAAAAGAGTTGATAGGAGAGATATGAAACACATTAAAAAGATAGCTACTTATGCTGCGGTGGGCGGTTTTGGTGCGATCGTTATGGCTGGCCTTGCTGGTTGTGGCAGTAACAATGGCGGTGATGAAAACGCACTAAATGAAGTTGCGCAAAAAAATGGTGCTTTTGTCATCATCGAAGAGAGCGCACCTGGAGTTTATAAAATTTTAGAAGAGTATCCAAGCACTGAAACTAGAGTTGTGTTAAAAGATATAAACGGCACTGAGCGTGTGCTAAGTAAAGACGAGATCGATAAACTCCTAGCTCAAGCAAACGCAAATATTGACAATGGTACTTCAAATTTGACAAAGGCTAGCGACGCACAGCTAAGTAGTGGCGGTCTAAGCCTTGGTGAGACGATCCTTGCCTCAGCTGCTGGCGCGATACTTGGTAGCTGGATAGGTAGCAAGCTTTTTGGAAATCAAAATTTCCAAGCTACTCGTCAAAATTCTTACAAAAATCCAAGTGCATACACAAGAAGCGTTGATAGCTTTAATAAGCAAAAAGCAGCAAATTCTGCTGCAAGAAGCAGTGGTGGCAAGAGCGGATTTTTCGGTGGTGGCTCAAAATCAAGCTCTAGCTCATCAAGCTTTGGAGGCTGAAAAATGATAAATTTAAGAAAAATCACTCCGTTAAATAACGAATTTATGGAGAAAATCGGCTTTGCATGGCATACAGATAACGATAACAGCTCATATATCGCAGATGAGATCGTGCAGGTAAAAGCAAGTGAAGCGGATGCTTATTATGAGGCGGCAAATGAGCTATACGATATGTATGTAAATGCTGCTCAGCACGTCATTGACAACAACCTTTTTCACGAGATAGGCATACCATTTAATCTCGTTGATAGCATCAAAAAAAGCTGGGAAAACGACGTTCACTGGCATCTTTATGGCAGATTTGATCTTGCTGGTGGGCTTGATGGCAAGCCGATAAAACTGATCGAATTTAACGCCGACACGCCAACGGCGGTCTTTGAGACAGCGATCATTCAGTGGGCGATGCTAAAACTAAATCATATGGATGAAGTAGAACAATTTAATAACCTTTACGAAGCTCTAAAGCAAAATTTTAAACGCCTTATCACGCTTGGCGACGATAATGTAAATTTTGATGATGTTTACGAGGGCTGGGGGATACTCTTTAGCTCTATTGCTGGCAGTATAGAGGACGAGCAAACCGTAAAACTACTGCAATACATCGCAAAAGAGGCCGGCTTTAAAACCGACTTTGCCTACGTTGATGAGGTCGTTTTTAACGATAATGAAGGTATTTTTAAAGGTGATGAAAATTTCGAGTACTGGTTTAAGCTTGTGCCTTGGGAGAGCATAGCGATCGATGAGGGCGAGCTAGCACTCATACTTTCAAATATCATCAAAAACCAAAAAGCCATTATCATAAATCCAGCCTACACACTACTTTTCCAAAGTAAGGGAATTTTAAAAATTCTTTGGGATCTTTATCCAAATCACCCGCTCTTGCTTGAGACTTCAAACGAGCCACTAAAAGGCAAAAAATATGTGAAAAAGCCGGTATTTGGCAGAGAAGGAGCTAACGTCTCAATACACGATGAAAACGGTGCGCAAATAGCAAGTAATGACGGCGAATACGACTCAAATAAAGCCATTTATCAAGAATTTTACGAGTTTAATCAAGATGAAAGAGGCGATAACTACCAAGCAGGCGTATTTTACGCTTATGAAGCGTGTGCGCTTGGATATAGAAAGGGCGGTAAAATTTTAGATAATTACTCTAAATTTGTAGGACATTTTATTAAGGATTAAAGATGAAGATCGTTTGTTTAGACGCGGCAACGCTGGGAGAAAACGTAGATCTTAGTATTTTTAAGAAATTTGGCGAGTTTATCAGCTACCAAAAAACAAAAAGCGAAGAGGTCGTGCCTCGTCTAAAAGGCGTTGATGTGGTCATCACAAACAAGGTTGTTATCGATAAAGCCGTGATAGACGCGCTAAATTTAAAGCTCATTTGCATAAGCGCAACTGGCATGAATAATGTCGATCTAGAACATGCAAAAGCCAAAAACATAGCAGTTAAAAACGTCGCTGGCTACTCAACCGCAAGCGTCGTGCAACACACATTTGCCATGCTTTTTGAGCTAACAAATCACATCAAATTTTATGATCGCTACGTAAAAAGTGGAGAGTGGGTGAAGAGTGAAATTTTTACCTATCTTGGCGCAGATATCAGCGAGATCGCTAGCAAAGAATTTGGCATCATCGGACTTGGCGAGATAGGACGCGGTGTGGCGGCAGCGGCACGTGCATTTGGCGCAAACGTGAGCTACTACTCGACAAGCGGAGTAAATAACAATAGCGAATTTAAGCAAAAAAGCTTAAAGGAGCTACTAAGAAGCAGCGACATCATCAGCATCCATGCACCACTAAATGAAAAGACTAGAAATTTACTAGGCGCAAACGAGATAAATTTGCTAAAAGATGATGCGATAGTGCTAAATTTAGGACGTGGCGGCATAGTGGATGAAGCTGCGATGGCGAGGGCGATAGATGAGAGAAATTTACGCTTTGGCACCGACGTTTTAGAAAGCGAACCGATGAGCGAAAATAGCCCATTTTTAAATGTAAAAAACAAAGAAAATCTACTCATCACGCCGCACGTGGCATGGGGTAGCCTGGAGGCTAGAAAGACGCTCGTCGCAAAGATCGTCGCAAACATCGAAAATTTCATCAATGAGAGCAGATAATGGGCTATGATATAAGCTATCACGCCATTAGCGAAAATGAAATTTCAAAGTGGTATTTTGAAGCACTTGAGCTTACAAGGGCTGGTAAATTTGACGAGGTTTTAGCACTTGCTAGCAAGGCTGGCGTAGAGGAATTTTACGCCCAAAAGTACAAAGATACACTAAACGCTGCACTGCAATATAAAGACGATGAAATTTTTAACAAAACTCACGGCTTTTGTATCGCAGTTACACAAGGATTTTTTAGAAAATATTTCTACACTAGGGGCACAGCACTAAGCTCTTTGGCGCGACAAAATGAGAAATTTAAAAACTATATCAGCAACTGGCGAGAAATTTTACCAAGTAAGTTTTTGGATAAATTTAGTGGTGAAATTTATAATGAGATCACCGAAAACTACTGTTGTGGCGCTTATTTGAGTGCTAAAAACGTAGCTAAACTAAAGGCTGACTATGAAGCAGGTGGCGAGATAAAAGAGGCGGTTGATGGTTTTTACGCGCAAAATTTACCTGCATTTTTAGATGCGCTAAACTACGCATGCGAGCTAGAAACAGGCCTGCTTGAGGCCACTGAGGTCGTGGAGCCAAATCCACTTGATCTAAACAAATCAAGCTCATATTCAAACCTCTTTAACTGCGATCCAAAAGGCGCTATCATCTACGCACAGACCGCGGTGCAGCAGATTGGCGAGGCGATAAAGCAAGAAGAGACTGGCAAAAAGTCACTTTTTGAGAAGATCAAAGGGCTATTTAAATAAATTTGAAAGGATAAAAATGGCAACTGAGCATAGTTTTGATATAAGTGCCGAGGTCGATATGATGGAGGTTAAAAATGCTCTTGAGACGGCAAAAAAAGAGATCGCGGCGAGGTATGACTTTAAGGGACTTGCAGCTGAAGTCGAGCTAAATGAAAAAGAGAAATTTATCACGCTTCTTAGCTCAAGTGATAACAAGATCGACGCGCTAAAAGACATCGTGATCTCAAAACTCATCAAGCGCAACATCCCACCAGTGGCGATCACAGAGACAAAAAGAGAGCCAGCGAGTGGTGGAAATTTAAAGGCGACGCTAAAACTAAACGACACACTTGACGCTGAAAACTCAAAAAAGATCACCAAAGCGATCAAAGACTCAAAGATCAAGGTGAGTGCGCAGATCAGGGGCGAAGAGATCAGAGTGACAAGCAAAAGTATAGATGATCTGCAGGAGTGTATAAAGCTAGTAAGGGGGTTAAATTTAGAACTTCCGATAAGCTTTAAAAACCTAAAGTAACGCACTTTTTCGCTTTATTATGCGTCGTTGATTTAAATTTTTACTCGGTCATTACCAACTCGGTAACTCCCGTCACAAAAATTTAAATCGCCTCGCCTAATTTTGCGAAATGACTGCGTGACTTTTATATTTAAAATTTTATAGGATTTTGGGCTAAATTTGCGAAATTTCGCATGATTTTTGTATTTAAAATTTGTTGAATTTATGGGTGAAATTTACCTTATCATTTTGCATTCAAATTTGATCTATCTAAAATGAAAAATAAGGACAAAAAATGAGCTTTTTTAAGAAAATTCTCGGTAAACAAATCGATCTTGGCAAGCAAATGCCAATCTATTTTGTAAGTAGCGACGAAGACTACATGCAGCGTGCGTTTGAGCAAGCTCGTGAGAGCTTTAGATATTTTTGGCGTGAGGTTTACTGGGAACGCCACAGGATCGTACCTATGCTTGATTATGCGATGGTAAAAATTTGCTTTTTAGATGTCGTAAATGGTGAAGAAGTCGGCGAGCACATGTGGATAGACGATGTGGAATTTGACGGCGAAACGATATATGGTACGCTCGTAAATGAGCCAGATAGCGTGCAAAACGTTAAATTAGGCGACCAAATAAGCGCAAAGATAGACGAGATGAGTGACTGGCTCTTTTCGATAGATGGACGCGCATACGGCGGATTTAGCGTGCAAGCGATGCGATCACGCATGAAAAAGAAAGAGCTAAAAGAGCACGATAAAGAGTGGGGGCTTGATTTTGGCGATTTTAACGATATTTTGGTAGTTTACGAGCAAAAAGAGCACCCTGAAAATTTGATAGAGCATCCAATGAGCAAAAATACATATGAGCAAGTAAAGCAAT
Above is a window of Campylobacter concisus ATCC 51562 DNA encoding:
- a CDS encoding TetR/AcrR family transcriptional regulator, coding for MAISEKGKKRYELIVKTALELFLEKGYEKTSLSDIVAISGGSLSSIYTFFENKEGLFEAIVEQEIDALIKEIDEKIDLKISHSLEEFLTKFATIIFSITCSKRHISLGRIMMSEGSKNGGKLGKTFLDQILKKIDLVLINFFERDEIKAKLDPKFSAKFAAKYFIQSVIGAYYYDSLLINEEPKLSERERKKHVGLCVELFLNGVSKK
- the ccoG gene encoding cytochrome c oxidase accessory protein CcoG: MSKDFHLSYAKRRYIFFACITLFVFVLPFIRVNDAQLFLLSFDKSRVDLFFTKFDMQELYLLPFLFIILFLSIFFLTTLAGRVWCGWSCPQTIFRTIFRDLLQTKILKIRKNIQNKQNEPKGQILKRALAVGIWCVLALIISANFLWYFVPPLDFFAYLKEPSEHGVLLAFWLVIAIWLVYDVVILKENFCIYVCPYARVQSVMFDNDTIQVIYNQKRGGVIYNGQEKFKKPKEEGALCTGCEACVRICPTHIDIRKGMQLECINCLECSDACAKVMKHFDESSLIEWRSINSIKEQKRVKILRFRTVAYLVILGIVLTAGVLMSGKKESMLLNINRTSELYKILDENEVENSYVFLVQNTQNKEHAFYFEVDDKNIEISRPSKPFILKAGAKQRVIVTLKSKNENLIDKDLLKHINIKAYATDEPAISVQRQSTFIYPKR
- the rpsU gene encoding 30S ribosomal protein S21; the encoded protein is MPGIKVHPNESFDEGYRKFKKQTDRNLVVTEARARRFFEPKTEIRKKQKIAARKKMLKRLYMLRRYESRL
- a CDS encoding UPF0323 family lipoprotein gives rise to the protein MKHIKKIATYAAVGGFGAIVMAGLAGCGSNNGGDENALNEVAQKNGAFVIIEESAPGVYKILEEYPSTETRVVLKDINGTERVLSKDEIDKLLAQANANIDNGTSNLTKASDAQLSSGGLSLGETILASAAGAILGSWIGSKLFGNQNFQATRQNSYKNPSAYTRSVDSFNKQKAANSAARSSGGKSGFFGGGSKSSSSSSSFGG
- a CDS encoding glutathionylspermidine synthase family protein encodes the protein MINLRKITPLNNEFMEKIGFAWHTDNDNSSYIADEIVQVKASEADAYYEAANELYDMYVNAAQHVIDNNLFHEIGIPFNLVDSIKKSWENDVHWHLYGRFDLAGGLDGKPIKLIEFNADTPTAVFETAIIQWAMLKLNHMDEVEQFNNLYEALKQNFKRLITLGDDNVNFDDVYEGWGILFSSIAGSIEDEQTVKLLQYIAKEAGFKTDFAYVDEVVFNDNEGIFKGDENFEYWFKLVPWESIAIDEGELALILSNIIKNQKAIIINPAYTLLFQSKGILKILWDLYPNHPLLLETSNEPLKGKKYVKKPVFGREGANVSIHDENGAQIASNDGEYDSNKAIYQEFYEFNQDERGDNYQAGVFYAYEACALGYRKGGKILDNYSKFVGHFIKD
- a CDS encoding D-2-hydroxyacid dehydrogenase → MKIVCLDAATLGENVDLSIFKKFGEFISYQKTKSEEVVPRLKGVDVVITNKVVIDKAVIDALNLKLICISATGMNNVDLEHAKAKNIAVKNVAGYSTASVVQHTFAMLFELTNHIKFYDRYVKSGEWVKSEIFTYLGADISEIASKEFGIIGLGEIGRGVAAAARAFGANVSYYSTSGVNNNSEFKQKSLKELLRSSDIISIHAPLNEKTRNLLGANEINLLKDDAIVLNLGRGGIVDEAAMARAIDERNLRFGTDVLESEPMSENSPFLNVKNKENLLITPHVAWGSLEARKTLVAKIVANIENFINESR
- a CDS encoding YajQ family cyclic di-GMP-binding protein, whose product is MATEHSFDISAEVDMMEVKNALETAKKEIAARYDFKGLAAEVELNEKEKFITLLSSSDNKIDALKDIVISKLIKRNIPPVAITETKREPASGGNLKATLKLNDTLDAENSKKITKAIKDSKIKVSAQIRGEEIRVTSKSIDDLQECIKLVRGLNLELPISFKNLK
- a CDS encoding YegJ family protein — encoded protein: MSFFKKILGKQIDLGKQMPIYFVSSDEDYMQRAFEQARESFRYFWREVYWERHRIVPMLDYAMVKICFLDVVNGEEVGEHMWIDDVEFDGETIYGTLVNEPDSVQNVKLGDQISAKIDEMSDWLFSIDGRAYGGFSVQAMRSRMKKKELKEHDKEWGLDFGDFNDILVVYEQKEHPENLIEHPMSKNTYEQVKQYIKEHPNMVTDADEFGYTQLHNEAIAGNLNLVNLLLENGANKNARTKSGKTAAKFAENLGWSEIAKVLA